From one Comamonas piscis genomic stretch:
- a CDS encoding HpcH/HpaI aldolase family protein, with translation MPTPNLFKKAMAAGQAQIGLWSAFPSPYITELLAGSGYDWIMLDTEHSPNDVPQVLQQLQAVEAALQPRPTSAVVRPAWNDPVLIKRYLDIGAQTLLIPFVQNADEARAAVQAMRYAPQGIRGMGGSMRASNFGRDMQYVDDADKELCLLVQVETAQALDQIEAIAAVDGVDGIFIGPADLSASMGYPGQPRHPVVNAAIDDAITRIRAAGKAPGILMVDEARARECLALGAQFVAVSMDLILLRTAADAVAAKFKDSSGQVVQTAY, from the coding sequence ATGCCAACACCCAACCTCTTCAAAAAAGCCATGGCCGCCGGCCAGGCGCAGATCGGCCTGTGGTCGGCCTTTCCCTCGCCCTACATCACCGAGCTGCTGGCCGGCAGCGGCTACGACTGGATCATGCTCGACACCGAGCATTCGCCCAATGATGTGCCCCAGGTGCTGCAGCAGCTGCAGGCGGTAGAGGCGGCCCTGCAGCCCCGCCCCACCAGCGCCGTGGTGCGCCCGGCCTGGAACGACCCAGTGCTCATCAAGCGCTACCTGGACATTGGTGCCCAAACCCTGCTGATCCCCTTTGTGCAAAACGCCGACGAGGCCCGCGCCGCCGTGCAGGCCATGCGCTATGCGCCCCAGGGCATTCGCGGCATGGGCGGCTCGATGCGCGCCAGCAACTTTGGCCGCGATATGCAGTATGTGGACGATGCCGACAAGGAGCTCTGCCTGCTGGTGCAGGTGGAGACCGCACAAGCGCTGGACCAGATCGAGGCCATTGCCGCCGTCGATGGCGTGGACGGCATCTTTATCGGCCCGGCCGATCTGTCCGCCAGCATGGGCTACCCCGGCCAGCCGCGCCACCCGGTCGTCAATGCCGCTATTGATGACGCCATCACCCGCATCCGCGCTGCAGGCAAGGCCCCTGGCATCCTGATGGTGGACGAGGCCCGCGCCCGCGAATGCCTGGCACTGGGCGCACAGTTTGTCGCCGTCTCGATGGACTTGATCCTGCTGCGTACCGCCGCCGATGCGGTGGCCGCCAAGTTCAAGGACAGCAGCGGCCAGGTGGTGCAGACCGCTTACTGA
- a CDS encoding organic hydroperoxide resistance protein, translated as MASLEKVLYTAHAHTTGGRDGASRTDDGRLDVNLSSPGTSGQGTNPEQLFAAGYSACFIGAMKAVAGKQKLALPDGLSIDAEVDLGPIPNAYGIAARLTVNLPGMDKAVAEKLVHDADQVCPYSNATRGNIDKTLTVVV; from the coding sequence ATGGCTAGTCTCGAAAAAGTTCTGTACACCGCCCACGCACACACCACCGGCGGCCGCGACGGCGCATCGCGCACGGATGATGGCCGTCTGGACGTGAACCTGTCCTCCCCCGGCACCAGCGGCCAGGGCACCAACCCCGAGCAGCTGTTTGCCGCTGGCTACTCTGCCTGCTTTATCGGCGCGATGAAGGCAGTGGCTGGCAAGCAAAAGCTGGCCCTGCCCGATGGCCTGTCGATCGACGCGGAAGTGGACCTGGGCCCCATCCCGAACGCCTACGGCATCGCTGCCCGCCTGACGGTCAACCTGCCTGGCATGGACAAGGCCGTGGCCGAAAAGCTGGTGCATGACGCTGACCAGGTCTGCCCTTACTCCAACGCCACCCGCGGCAATATCGACAAGACCCTGACCGTGGTGGTCTAA
- a CDS encoding serine/threonine protein kinase, with amino-acid sequence MHDIDDSQPSSPQQEHAYAALTPDVVLNALASVGLWGDGRLNPLSSYENRVYQVWLEDGSKVVCKFYRPGRWSDAAISEEHQFSQQLADAEVPVVAPLQLGGHSLLQHGGFRFSVSPWRGGRQPDLDDWEVLEWVGRFLARIHTVGEAQPFAHRPSINAQDFAREPHDWLMAQGAIPPGQRTAWSDACRRATDKICEIIDPGSATGHFAAGRFRSLRLHGDCHPGNVLWVPPENHGGGPHFVDLDDTRSGPAVQDLWMLLSGDRMQQSAQLSTLVEGYEQFRPFDRRELALIEPLRTLRLIHYSAWLARRFDDPIFPIHFPWFGSEAYWQEQTQLLQAQLIAMDEAPLYV; translated from the coding sequence ATGCACGATATTGACGACTCCCAGCCCAGCAGCCCGCAGCAAGAACATGCCTATGCCGCACTCACGCCCGATGTGGTGCTCAATGCACTGGCATCGGTGGGCCTGTGGGGTGATGGCCGCCTGAACCCGCTGTCCTCGTATGAGAACCGCGTCTACCAGGTCTGGCTGGAAGACGGCAGCAAGGTGGTTTGCAAGTTTTACCGCCCAGGCCGCTGGAGCGATGCGGCGATTTCCGAGGAGCACCAGTTCTCCCAACAGCTGGCCGATGCCGAGGTGCCGGTGGTAGCACCTTTGCAGCTGGGCGGCCACAGCCTGCTGCAGCATGGCGGTTTCCGCTTTTCGGTATCGCCCTGGCGAGGCGGGCGCCAGCCCGACTTGGACGACTGGGAGGTGCTGGAATGGGTGGGCCGCTTTCTGGCTCGCATCCACACCGTGGGCGAGGCCCAGCCCTTTGCGCACCGCCCCAGCATCAACGCGCAGGACTTTGCCCGTGAGCCCCATGACTGGCTGATGGCGCAGGGTGCGATCCCGCCCGGCCAGCGCACGGCCTGGAGCGATGCCTGCCGCCGCGCCACCGATAAGATCTGCGAGATCATCGACCCGGGCAGTGCTACCGGCCACTTTGCGGCGGGCAGGTTTCGCAGCCTGCGCCTGCATGGCGACTGCCACCCCGGCAATGTCCTGTGGGTGCCACCTGAAAACCACGGCGGTGGCCCGCATTTTGTCGATCTGGACGACACGCGAAGCGGCCCTGCGGTGCAAGACCTGTGGATGCTGCTGTCGGGCGACCGCATGCAGCAAAGCGCGCAGCTCTCGACCTTGGTGGAAGGCTATGAGCAGTTCCGCCCCTTTGACCGGCGCGAGCTGGCACTCATCGAGCCACTGCGCACCCTACGCCTGATCCACTACAGCGCCTGGCTGGCCCGGCGTTTCGACGACCCGATCTTCCCGATCCACTTTCCCTGGTTTGGCAGCGAGGCCTACTGGCAGGAGCAAACCCAGCTGCTGCAGGCCCAGCTCATCGCGATGGATGAGGCGCCGCTGTACGTTTGA
- a CDS encoding 3-hydroxybutyryl-CoA dehydrogenase → MTIQTVGVIGAGTMGNGIAQTCAVAGLNVVMVDISEAAVQKGLATVGSSLGRLIKKEKISEGDKAAALGRIQGSTRYEDLQKAQLVIEAATENYELKLKILQQVDALLDPSVMLASNTSSISITQLAAATKRPDKFIGMHFFNPVPLMALVEVIRGLQTSDATHDAVKALAESLGKSPISVKNSPGFVVNRILVPMINEAFYVLAEGIASAQDIDDGMKLGCSHPIGPLALADMIGLDVCLAVMEVYLKDFGDSKYRPCPLLKEMVAAGQLGRKTGKGVYSYA, encoded by the coding sequence ATGACGATCCAGACCGTAGGCGTAATTGGTGCAGGCACCATGGGCAACGGCATTGCGCAGACCTGCGCAGTGGCGGGGCTGAATGTGGTGATGGTGGACATTTCGGAAGCCGCCGTGCAAAAGGGCTTGGCGACGGTGGGCAGCAGCCTGGGCCGCCTGATCAAGAAGGAAAAGATCAGCGAAGGCGACAAGGCTGCCGCACTGGGCCGCATCCAGGGCAGCACCCGCTATGAAGACCTGCAAAAGGCCCAGCTGGTGATCGAGGCAGCCACCGAGAACTACGAGCTCAAGCTCAAGATCCTGCAGCAGGTCGATGCGCTGCTCGACCCTTCGGTGATGCTGGCATCGAACACCTCGTCGATCTCGATCACCCAACTGGCAGCGGCCACCAAGCGCCCGGACAAGTTCATCGGCATGCACTTCTTCAACCCCGTGCCGCTGATGGCCCTGGTGGAAGTGATCCGTGGCCTGCAAACCAGCGATGCCACGCACGACGCCGTCAAGGCGCTGGCCGAGAGCCTGGGCAAGTCGCCCATCAGCGTGAAGAACTCGCCCGGCTTTGTGGTCAACCGCATTCTGGTGCCGATGATCAACGAGGCCTTCTATGTGCTGGCCGAAGGCATTGCGTCGGCCCAAGACATCGATGACGGCATGAAGCTGGGCTGCAGCCACCCGATTGGCCCGCTGGCCCTCGCCGACATGATTGGCCTGGATGTCTGCCTGGCCGTGATGGAGGTCTACCTGAAAGACTTTGGCGACAGCAAATACCGCCCCTGCCCGCTGCTCAAGGAAATGGTCGCCGCCGGCCAGTTGGGCCGCAAGACCGGCAAGGGCGTCTACAGCTACGCCTGA
- a CDS encoding MarR family winged helix-turn-helix transcriptional regulator, with protein sequence MPNATPATAHNALLLDQQLCFALYSSSLAMTKLYKPLLEPLGLTYPQYLVLLVLWEGDGGMVSELGERLYLDSGTLTPLLKRMQTAGWLHRQRDSEDERRVRVYLTEAGRQLRAQAAAIPACVLEHSQCGLQELQALTQQIQQLRSRLAAPLTAAS encoded by the coding sequence ATGCCCAACGCCACTCCCGCCACTGCCCACAACGCGCTGCTGCTCGACCAGCAGCTGTGTTTTGCGCTGTACTCCAGCTCGCTGGCGATGACCAAGCTGTACAAGCCCCTGCTCGAACCATTGGGTTTGACCTACCCGCAGTACCTCGTGCTCTTGGTACTGTGGGAGGGCGATGGCGGCATGGTCTCCGAGCTCGGCGAGCGTCTGTACCTGGATTCGGGTACGTTGACGCCACTGCTCAAGCGCATGCAGACAGCAGGTTGGTTGCATCGCCAGCGCGACAGCGAAGATGAGCGCCGCGTGCGGGTGTACCTGACGGAGGCCGGTCGGCAACTGCGTGCGCAAGCCGCTGCCATCCCCGCCTGTGTGCTGGAGCACAGCCAATGCGGTTTGCAAGAGCTGCAGGCCTTGACCCAACAGATTCAACAGCTGCGCAGCCGCCTGGCCGCGCCGCTGACCGCCGCTTCTTGA
- a CDS encoding exosortase H-associated membrane protein: MKRLTPIQRFSLLAFAGIIVLTTVWVQLSPWMSYPVAVISKEGMLDLAAGWVKQVHIAPGKIEVDTSVGVANANTGGRWAEISVDGDPGRYAYGFPIFLALLLAAWRKGRVWRAVLGYVILLPFQAFSISTSLLMQMVLATNIDLRLLKISQTQLDLLAYGYQLGSLVLPTLVPFLLWLWLDRQFVNEVLVEAWKKNIQPKLAPRPTVVRPPPPPPPEQVIRPAESGPEISHEISISLPPRK; the protein is encoded by the coding sequence ATGAAGCGCTTAACCCCCATACAGCGATTTTCGCTGCTGGCCTTTGCCGGCATCATCGTGCTGACCACCGTATGGGTGCAGCTGTCGCCGTGGATGAGCTACCCGGTGGCGGTGATATCCAAAGAGGGCATGCTTGACCTGGCAGCCGGCTGGGTCAAGCAGGTGCATATCGCGCCAGGCAAGATCGAGGTAGATACCTCCGTCGGCGTGGCCAATGCCAATACCGGTGGCCGCTGGGCCGAGATTTCGGTGGACGGCGACCCGGGCCGCTATGCCTACGGCTTCCCGATCTTTCTGGCACTGCTGCTGGCTGCCTGGCGCAAAGGCCGCGTCTGGCGCGCTGTTCTCGGTTATGTGATCTTGCTGCCGTTCCAGGCGTTCAGCATCTCCACCAGCCTGCTGATGCAGATGGTGCTGGCCACCAATATCGACCTGCGCCTGCTCAAGATTTCGCAGACCCAGCTCGACTTGCTGGCCTATGGCTACCAGCTGGGCAGCCTGGTGCTGCCGACCTTGGTGCCGTTTCTGCTGTGGCTCTGGCTGGACCGGCAATTTGTCAACGAAGTGCTGGTCGAAGCCTGGAAGAAAAACATCCAGCCCAAGCTGGCGCCGCGCCCTACCGTCGTGCGCCCACCACCGCCCCCGCCGCCTGAGCAGGTGATCCGCCCGGCCGAGAGCGGGCCCGAGATCTCGCACGAGATCAGCATCAGCCTGCCGCCGCGCAAGTAA
- a CDS encoding MFS transporter gives MKYQWPPYLWVCFSMCVGVMGTALASPLYPIYQAQWQLPPSAITQVFVLYMAAALTSLMLLGSITTRYGFFQVLRAGVMLMTAGVLLSALAWNMQVFSASRILIGLASGMITTSASLGLTQLNTSGDTQRAAATTSLTIAFGFGLGPIVGGLVAQWAPYPLRSAYVPSLLLSALAIYALFQVQMPAHLQPAPPTTRFSLRQLMPRLTFPERAALRRYGLASMGAFCGFGMFSLFASLAPSFMQSMLPWHGPAISGPSIGLILLLSAASQFVAKSFATRKVLITGYAALALCNLLLMVNVFASSALLFVLCLLSAALGHGLCNLGGISVVNRVARADNRAGLLATYLVIGYVGTILPILGIGWLSDQVGLSRALLAFCAVFALLAAALAVATWRTPAPAPGSKN, from the coding sequence ATGAAATACCAATGGCCGCCCTACCTCTGGGTGTGCTTCTCGATGTGCGTCGGCGTCATGGGCACGGCGCTGGCCAGCCCGCTCTATCCGATCTACCAGGCCCAGTGGCAGCTGCCGCCCAGCGCGATCACGCAGGTGTTTGTGCTCTATATGGCGGCAGCGCTGACCAGCCTGATGCTGCTCGGGTCGATCACGACACGCTATGGTTTTTTCCAGGTCTTGCGCGCGGGGGTGATGCTGATGACGGCAGGCGTGCTGCTGTCGGCGCTGGCCTGGAACATGCAGGTGTTCAGCGCAAGCCGCATCCTCATCGGCCTGGCCTCGGGAATGATCACCACCTCAGCCTCGCTGGGCCTCACCCAGCTCAACACCAGCGGCGATACCCAGCGGGCTGCCGCCACCACCAGTTTGACGATTGCCTTTGGCTTTGGCCTGGGGCCGATTGTGGGCGGGCTGGTGGCGCAATGGGCACCCTATCCGCTGCGCAGCGCCTATGTGCCGTCGCTGTTGCTGAGCGCCTTGGCGATTTATGCGCTGTTCCAGGTGCAGATGCCGGCCCATCTCCAGCCGGCGCCGCCCACCACCCGCTTCAGCCTGCGCCAGCTGATGCCGCGCCTCACCTTCCCCGAGCGCGCGGCGCTGCGCCGCTATGGCCTGGCGTCCATGGGTGCCTTCTGCGGCTTTGGCATGTTCAGCCTGTTTGCATCGCTTGCGCCCAGCTTTATGCAAAGCATGCTGCCCTGGCACGGCCCGGCGATCAGCGGGCCGTCCATTGGGCTGATTCTGCTGCTGTCGGCCGCCTCGCAGTTTGTAGCCAAGAGCTTTGCCACGCGCAAGGTGTTGATCACCGGCTATGCGGCGCTGGCGTTGTGCAATCTGCTGCTGATGGTCAATGTGTTTGCCAGCTCGGCGTTGCTGTTTGTGCTCTGCCTGCTGAGCGCCGCGCTCGGCCATGGCCTCTGCAACCTGGGCGGCATCTCCGTGGTCAACCGGGTGGCGCGGGCTGACAACCGGGCCGGCTTGCTGGCCACCTACCTGGTCATCGGCTATGTGGGCACCATCCTGCCCATCTTGGGCATTGGCTGGCTGTCGGACCAGGTGGGGCTGTCCCGCGCGCTGCTGGCGTTCTGCGCGGTGTTTGCGCTGCTGGCTGCCGCGCTGGCGGTAGCAACTTGGCGCACGCCGGCGCCGGCTCCAGGTTCAAAAAACTAA
- the xrtH gene encoding exosortase H yields MVRFFFVFLGLQLTLFGLNMLSWVQKHLVEPWTALLAQICAFLVTWFDKSAVAEGKVLWNHATNFGVSIEAGCNGIEACIVLFAAIMAFPSSWRHKLIGLVLGFIAVQAVNIVRVISLFYLGQWNMTAFNFAHEYLWQALIMLDVLVVWLVWVRAGQRAKRADDGSDAPPPSGSGAGPTLAAA; encoded by the coding sequence ATGGTTCGCTTCTTTTTTGTATTTCTGGGGCTTCAGCTCACTTTGTTCGGTCTCAATATGCTGAGCTGGGTGCAAAAGCACCTGGTCGAGCCCTGGACGGCTTTGCTGGCGCAGATTTGCGCCTTTTTGGTGACCTGGTTCGACAAGTCGGCCGTCGCTGAGGGCAAGGTGCTGTGGAACCATGCGACCAACTTTGGCGTCTCCATCGAGGCCGGCTGCAATGGTATCGAGGCCTGCATTGTGTTGTTTGCGGCCATCATGGCCTTCCCGTCCAGCTGGCGCCACAAGCTCATCGGCCTGGTACTGGGTTTTATCGCGGTGCAAGCGGTCAACATCGTGCGCGTGATCAGCCTGTTCTACCTGGGCCAATGGAACATGACCGCCTTCAACTTTGCCCACGAGTACCTCTGGCAGGCGCTGATCATGCTGGACGTATTGGTGGTCTGGCTGGTCTGGGTACGTGCCGGCCAGCGCGCCAAGCGCGCTGACGACGGCTCGGACGCGCCGCCGCCTTCGGGCTCCGGGGCGGGCCCGACACTGGCAGCCGCCTGA